One Streptococcus sp. zg-86 DNA window includes the following coding sequences:
- the guaC gene encoding GMP reductase has product MLNEFPIFDYEDIQLIPNKCIIKSRAEADTRVTLGNHTFKLPVVPANMQTIIDEKVAEQLAKDGYFYIMHRFDEAGRIPFIKRMHEQGLIASISVGVKEYEYEFVTQLKDDAPEYVTIDIAHGHADSVIRMIQHIKKELPDTFVIAGNVGTPEAVRELENAGADATKVGIGPGKVCITKVKTGFGTGGWQLAALRWCAKAARKPIIADGGIRTHGDIAKSIRFGASMVMIGSLFAGHIESPGKTIEVDGEQFKEYYGSASEYQKGAYKNVEGKKILLPAKGHLKDTLIEMEQDLQSSISYAGGKDISSLKHVDYVIVKNSIWNGDAH; this is encoded by the coding sequence ATGCTTAACGAATTCCCTATTTTTGACTATGAAGATATTCAATTGATTCCAAATAAATGTATCATTAAGAGCCGTGCAGAGGCGGATACTCGGGTAACCTTGGGCAACCATACTTTTAAACTACCTGTTGTACCAGCAAACATGCAGACTATTATCGATGAAAAAGTTGCGGAACAATTGGCCAAAGATGGTTATTTTTATATCATGCACCGTTTTGATGAGGCTGGACGGATTCCATTTATCAAGCGTATGCATGAACAGGGCTTGATTGCTTCTATCTCAGTTGGGGTAAAAGAATACGAGTATGAGTTTGTGACCCAGTTGAAAGACGATGCACCAGAATATGTTACCATTGATATTGCTCATGGTCATGCCGATAGTGTGATTCGAATGATTCAACATATCAAAAAAGAATTACCTGATACTTTTGTCATTGCAGGAAATGTTGGAACACCTGAGGCAGTTCGTGAATTGGAAAATGCAGGAGCAGATGCGACCAAGGTTGGAATTGGCCCAGGGAAAGTATGTATCACTAAGGTCAAGACTGGCTTCGGTACTGGTGGTTGGCAATTAGCTGCCCTACGCTGGTGTGCCAAAGCTGCGCGCAAGCCGATTATTGCAGATGGCGGTATTCGCACCCATGGTGATATTGCCAAATCCATTCGTTTTGGGGCAAGCATGGTCATGATTGGCTCACTCTTTGCTGGTCACATTGAAAGCCCAGGAAAAACGATTGAAGTAGATGGCGAACAATTCAAGGAATACTACGGTTCTGCGTCTGAATACCAAAAAGGAGCTTATAAGAACGTAGAAGGTAAGAAAATTTTGTTGCCAGCTAAAGGACACTTGAAAGATACCTTAATTGAAATGGAACAAGATTTGCAAAGCTCCATTTCTTACGCAGGTGGCAAAGATATTTCGAGCTTGAAACATGTGGATTATGTCATCGTGAAAAATTCGATTTGGAATGGCGATGCCCACTAA
- a CDS encoding alpha/beta hydrolase yields the protein MKRKFVIFAMVSILGMGLLLSACSKQSIPATSSSSHSSTRKSDAKSSSRKENAKTDKVTPSQEIVQEEVLIPRDKNQIYGRLFAPVGYQDKRLPMIIFSHGFNNTLEFVASYAEELAHKGYLVYAFDFVGGNTQSRSGGSMLDMSVFTEQSDLQTVLNYWRNKDYVDTNAFILMGYSQGGVVSTLVAGENPQIKGLVTLNAAFVLFDDARELFEETASIPDIYNHRGTNLGKVYFERLLDYDIYQQMSKIQARALIIQGNQDDVVPLPYAERAAESIPNAQLKVVDGANHIFSGQEITEVLMSIDDYLQNLLQNEISNK from the coding sequence ATGAAGCGAAAATTTGTCATATTTGCTATGGTTTCCATACTTGGGATGGGGTTACTACTGAGTGCTTGTAGCAAGCAATCTATTCCTGCTACTAGTTCATCCAGTCATTCCTCGACCAGGAAATCAGATGCTAAAAGTAGCTCAAGAAAAGAAAATGCCAAAACAGATAAGGTAACACCCAGTCAGGAAATTGTGCAGGAAGAAGTGCTCATTCCACGGGATAAGAATCAGATTTACGGTCGTCTATTTGCGCCAGTAGGGTATCAAGACAAGCGGTTGCCTATGATTATTTTTTCACACGGCTTTAACAATACCTTGGAATTTGTCGCTTCCTATGCTGAAGAGCTTGCTCATAAGGGTTACTTGGTCTACGCTTTTGACTTTGTCGGAGGCAACACTCAAAGTAGAAGTGGAGGCAGTATGCTGGATATGTCTGTCTTTACCGAGCAATCAGATTTGCAGACGGTGTTAAATTATTGGCGTAATAAGGACTATGTGGATACGAATGCATTCATTCTTATGGGGTATAGTCAGGGAGGTGTTGTATCAACCCTTGTAGCGGGTGAAAATCCGCAGATTAAGGGGCTTGTGACCTTAAATGCCGCTTTTGTATTGTTTGATGATGCACGGGAATTATTTGAAGAGACAGCTAGCATTCCAGACATTTACAATCATAGAGGGACGAATCTTGGAAAAGTCTATTTTGAACGGCTTTTGGATTATGATATTTACCAACAAATGTCAAAAATTCAAGCAAGAGCGCTGATTATCCAAGGAAATCAAGATGATGTTGTTCCTTTACCTTATGCTGAGAGAGCAGCAGAGAGCATACCGAATGCACAATTAAAGGTGGTAGACGGAGCAAACCATATCTTTAGTGGTCAGGAAATTACAGAGGTTTTGATGTCAATTGATGACTATTTGCAAAATCTCTTACAAAACGAGATAAGTAATAAATAA
- a CDS encoding SSURE domain-containing protein, whose translation MANRERYTVFSIRKFKAGVASVLIASGLVIFLGHQTSVQADEISESKIEEISAPQANEEAPKINDEQEIEPVLEQQRPKEEEVGIKATEGEEKISDESPFRARPATDVTPDVVKSEINDTINAETELPAAYLEKANADGSGPFLAGVNSTIPFEAFGGDGMLTRTLLKEAKDAPWSDNGTANNPAILPVESLPPKTYFYQVALDGEATGKTGQELINALKDAGTNTYTATVNVFGNKNGQADEDNVVATRKVKVTINGLTAATDVKKAVEENIKAETTLPAAYLEKANADGSGPFLAGVNGTIPFEAFGGDGMLTRLLLKASENAPWSDNGSAMNAPILPLDKLAKGQYFYQVALEGEAAGKTGKDLLDALKKAGTNTYTATVKVFGNKDGKADESNVVAERQVKLNVNGLTAATDVKKAVEDNIKAETTLPAAYLEKANADGSGPFLAGVNGTIPFEAFGGDGMLTRLLLKASENAPWSDNGADMHAPILPLDKLAKGQYFYQVSLKEVADKTGQELITALKDAGTQTYTAIVKVFGNKDGKADESNVVATREVKVNINGLTAVESVTKAVAENIKAETTVPAAYLEKANADGSGPFLAGVNGTIPFEAFGGDGMLTRLLLKASETAPWSDNGSDMNAPILPLDKLAKGQYFYQVALEGEDVAMKTGKDLLDALKKAGTNTYTATVNVFGNKDGKADESNVVATRKVKVTINGLTAVEDVKKAVEGNIKEETTVPAAYLEKANADGTGPFLAGVNGTIPFEFFGGDGMLTRLLLKASETAPWSDNGSAKNAPILPLDKLAKGQYFYQVSLEGEDVAMKTGKDLLDALKKAGTNTYTATVNVFGNKNGKADEDNVVATRKVKVTINGLTAVENVKDAIELNLKAKTEVPAAYLEKANADGTGPFLAGVNGTIPFEFFGGDGMLTRLLLKASETAPWSDNGSAMNPALQALESLTNGQYFYQVALDGPATGKTGQELLNALKAAGTHTYTATVKVFGNKDGKADESNVVATRQVFLSIFGFGGSTRKIEKQTEQNQLPTAPAMPNNMVQNSQTPMQENMKAQVDQVHPMTNMKQNTAAMMDDKMMKKELPQTGSESSATLTLIGMALASFAGFALRKKSENE comes from the coding sequence ATGGCAAATAGAGAACGATATACAGTATTTTCAATTCGTAAGTTTAAAGCAGGAGTCGCTTCTGTCCTAATTGCTAGCGGATTAGTTATTTTCTTAGGACATCAGACAAGTGTTCAAGCGGATGAAATTTCAGAGTCTAAAATAGAAGAAATAAGTGCTCCTCAAGCGAATGAAGAAGCTCCAAAAATAAATGATGAGCAAGAAATTGAGCCGGTTTTAGAACAACAACGACCGAAAGAAGAGGAAGTTGGAATAAAAGCTACTGAAGGAGAAGAAAAAATCTCTGACGAGAGCCCTTTCAGAGCTCGTCCTGCTACGGATGTAACTCCTGATGTCGTGAAGAGTGAAATCAACGATACGATTAACGCTGAAACAGAATTACCTGCGGCTTACCTTGAAAAAGCAAATGCCGATGGTTCAGGACCTTTCCTTGCAGGTGTTAATAGTACTATTCCATTTGAAGCTTTTGGTGGAGACGGTATGTTGACTCGTACGCTTTTAAAAGAAGCTAAAGATGCTCCTTGGTCTGACAACGGTACAGCAAACAACCCAGCTATCTTGCCTGTTGAAAGTTTGCCACCAAAAACTTACTTCTACCAAGTAGCTCTTGACGGAGAAGCAACTGGTAAGACAGGGCAAGAATTAATTAACGCATTGAAAGATGCTGGTACGAACACTTACACTGCAACAGTCAATGTATTTGGAAATAAGAATGGACAAGCTGACGAAGACAATGTTGTGGCAACTCGCAAAGTGAAAGTGACAATCAATGGTTTGACTGCCGCAACAGATGTGAAGAAAGCAGTCGAAGAAAATATTAAAGCAGAAACCACTCTACCTGCAGCTTACCTTGAAAAAGCAAACGCTGACGGCTCAGGCCCATTCCTTGCAGGTGTCAATGGAACAATCCCATTTGAAGCTTTCGGCGGAGACGGCATGCTTACACGCTTGCTTCTTAAAGCATCTGAAAATGCTCCTTGGTCTGACAACGGTTCAGCGATGAACGCTCCTATCTTGCCACTTGATAAACTTGCAAAAGGGCAATACTTCTACCAAGTAGCCCTTGAGGGAGAAGCAGCAGGTAAGACTGGTAAAGACTTGCTTGATGCATTGAAAAAAGCTGGTACGAACACTTACACCGCAACTGTTAAGGTCTTCGGAAACAAAGACGGTAAAGCAGATGAAAGTAATGTTGTAGCAGAACGTCAAGTAAAACTCAACGTTAATGGTTTGACTGCCGCAACAGATGTGAAGAAAGCTGTTGAAGACAATATCAAAGCAGAAACCACTCTACCTGCTGCCTACCTTGAAAAAGCTAACGCTGACGGTTCTGGACCTTTCCTTGCTGGCGTTAATGGAACAATCCCATTTGAAGCCTTCGGTGGAGACGGCATGCTTACTCGCTTGCTCCTTAAAGCATCTGAAAATGCTCCTTGGTCTGACAACGGTGCAGACATGCACGCTCCTATCTTACCTCTTGATAAACTTGCAAAAGGTCAATACTTCTACCAAGTTTCTCTTAAAGAAGTTGCTGATAAGACAGGTCAAGAATTAATTACCGCATTGAAAGACGCTGGTACGCAAACTTACACTGCAATCGTTAAAGTCTTCGGAAACAAAGACGGTAAAGCTGATGAAAGCAATGTAGTCGCAACTCGTGAAGTAAAAGTGAACATCAATGGATTGACCGCTGTTGAAAGTGTGACAAAAGCTGTCGCTGAAAACATCAAAGCTGAAACAACTGTTCCTGCTGCCTACCTTGAAAAAGCTAACGCTGACGGTTCTGGACCTTTCCTTGCTGGGGTAAACGGAACAATTCCATTTGAAGCCTTCGGTGGGGACGGCATGCTTACTCGCTTATTGCTTAAGGCTTCTGAGACAGCTCCATGGTCTGACAACGGTTCAGACATGAATGCTCCTATCTTACCTCTTGATAAACTTGCAAAAGGGCAATACTTCTACCAAGTAGCTCTTGAGGGAGAAGATGTTGCTATGAAGACAGGTAAAGACTTGCTTGATGCATTGAAAAAAGCTGGTACGAACACTTACACTGCAACAGTCAATGTATTTGGAAACAAAGACGGTAAAGCTGACGAAAGCAATGTTGTAGCAACTCGCAAAGTGAAAGTGACAATCAATGGCTTGACTGCTGTTGAAGATGTGAAGAAAGCTGTCGAGGGCAACATCAAAGAAGAAACAACAGTTCCAGCAGCCTATCTTGAAAAGGCCAACGCAGACGGCACAGGTCCATTCCTTGCAGGTGTTAATGGAACAATTCCATTTGAATTCTTCGGTGGCGATGGCATGCTCACTCGCTTACTGCTTAAGGCTTCTGAGACAGCTCCTTGGTCTGATAATGGTTCAGCTAAAAACGCTCCTATCTTGCCACTTGATAAACTTGCAAAAGGGCAATACTTCTACCAAGTATCTCTTGAGGGAGAAGATGTTGCTATGAAGACTGGTAAAGACTTGCTTGATGCATTGAAAAAAGCTGGTACGAACACTTACACTGCAACAGTCAATGTATTTGGAAACAAAAACGGTAAGGCTGACGAAGACAATGTTGTGGCAACTCGCAAAGTGAAAGTGACAATCAATGGTTTAACTGCTGTTGAAAATGTGAAAGATGCTATTGAGTTGAATCTTAAGGCGAAGACAGAAGTACCAGCAGCCTATCTTGAAAAGGCCAACGCAGACGGCACAGGTCCTTTCCTTGCTGGGGTAAACGGAACAATTCCATTTGAATTCTTCGGTGGGGACGGCATGCTTACTCGCTTATTGCTTAAGGCTTCTGAGACAGCTCCATGGTCTGACAACGGTTCAGCGATGAACCCAGCTTTACAAGCACTTGAAAGTTTGACAAATGGTCAATACTTCTACCAAGTAGCCCTTGACGGACCTGCAACTGGCAAAACTGGTCAAGAATTACTTAACGCATTAAAAGCAGCTGGAACTCATACCTATACTGCAACCGTTAAGGTCTTCGGAAACAAAGACGGTAAAGCTGATGAAAGCAATGTTGTAGCAACTCGCCAAGTATTCCTATCTATATTTGGTTTTGGAGGCTCTACTCGCAAGATAGAAAAACAAACTGAACAAAATCAACTTCCAACTGCACCAGCCATGCCAAATAACATGGTGCAAAATTCTCAAACTCCTATGCAAGAGAATATGAAGGCTCAAGTAGATCAAGTTCATCCAATGACTAATATGAAACAAAATACAGCAGCAATGATGGATGACAAGATGATGAAAAAAGAGTTGCCACAGACAGGATCAGAAAGTTCAGCTACCCTTACGCTGATTGGAATGGCCTTGGCTAGCTTTGCAGGATTTGCTTTACGTAAAAAATCAGAAAACGAATGA
- a CDS encoding response regulator transcription factor, translating into MNKTILLVDDEIEITEINCRYLSQEGYTVHIAHNGAEALELYKKESIALIITDIMMPIMDGYDLMSEVQAITPDQPFLFITAKTSDMDKIYSLSLGADDFISKPFSPRELVLRVNNILRRIHRHQHQEDHIQVGDLKINQITHQAFIQNKELNLTNKEFDLLWILLSNPQRVFSKTELYDRVWQEEYIDDTNTLNVHIHGLRNALAKYATSETPTIKTVWGLGYKLEV; encoded by the coding sequence ATGAATAAAACAATCTTATTGGTCGATGACGAGATTGAGATTACAGAAATCAATTGTCGCTATTTGTCTCAAGAAGGTTATACAGTTCATATTGCCCACAATGGAGCCGAAGCGCTAGAACTTTATAAAAAAGAATCCATTGCCTTGATTATCACGGACATCATGATGCCTATTATGGATGGCTATGACTTGATGAGTGAAGTTCAAGCTATCACGCCTGACCAGCCATTTTTGTTTATTACCGCAAAAACCTCTGATATGGATAAGATTTACTCGCTCAGCTTGGGAGCAGATGACTTTATCAGTAAACCCTTTAGTCCACGAGAATTGGTCTTGCGAGTCAATAATATCCTGCGTCGTATTCATCGTCATCAGCATCAGGAAGACCATATTCAAGTGGGTGATTTAAAAATTAACCAGATCACGCATCAAGCGTTTATCCAAAATAAGGAATTAAACTTGACCAATAAGGAATTTGATCTCCTTTGGATTTTGTTGAGCAATCCGCAACGTGTTTTTTCAAAAACAGAGCTTTATGACCGTGTCTGGCAGGAAGAATATATTGATGATACTAATACGCTTAATGTCCATATCCATGGTCTTCGGAATGCTCTTGCAAAATATGCGACCTCTGAAACGCCGACTATCAAGACGGTTTGGGGTCTAGGGTATAAATTGGAGGTATAA
- a CDS encoding sensor histidine kinase, translating to MKLKYFILIGYLTSTLIIFLSLMWAVNRMLIPEKGEIFILLTTLVASLVGAFVSLMLMSRVFTSLEKLTKHIEGISQNHFETIDDIQSPIEFQEFAQTLNTMTSKLEDSFQSLEISEKEKNTMIAQLSHDIKTPITSIQATVEGMLDGLILENERDYYLKTIRRQTDRLNKLVESLNNVTLNALEREEGPLQAIFIDKLLIDTLSEFQLKLDQEGREVDIQVEPASAKIISDYDKLLRILVNLVSNALKYSPSGSPLQIHAVLTDDQLKITVEDQGQGIPKEELHKIFKLLYRVESSRNMNTGGYGLGLYIAQELAHQLNGQITVQSELGQGSAFSLTLRTRE from the coding sequence ATGAAATTAAAATATTTTATTCTTATCGGCTATTTGACCTCCACCTTGATTATTTTCTTATCACTCATGTGGGCTGTCAATCGGATGCTGATTCCTGAAAAAGGGGAAATTTTTATTCTGTTGACAACGCTTGTTGCTAGTCTTGTTGGTGCTTTTGTCAGTCTGATGTTGATGAGTCGGGTGTTTACATCCTTAGAAAAGCTAACTAAGCATATTGAAGGAATTTCTCAAAATCATTTTGAAACCATTGATGATATTCAAAGCCCGATTGAATTTCAGGAATTTGCTCAAACCTTAAATACCATGACTTCAAAGTTAGAGGATAGCTTTCAGTCATTAGAGATCAGCGAAAAAGAAAAAAATACGATGATTGCGCAGCTCTCGCACGATATTAAAACACCGATTACCTCTATTCAGGCGACGGTTGAGGGAATGCTGGATGGTCTGATTTTAGAAAATGAACGCGATTATTATCTCAAAACCATTCGTAGGCAGACAGATCGGCTCAATAAATTGGTCGAATCTCTCAATAATGTCACTCTCAACGCTCTTGAGCGAGAAGAAGGCCCCTTACAAGCTATTTTTATCGATAAGCTACTAATTGATACCTTGTCAGAGTTTCAATTGAAGTTGGACCAAGAAGGTCGAGAGGTGGACATTCAGGTAGAACCTGCCTCTGCTAAAATAATAAGTGATTATGATAAGCTCTTGCGCATTTTAGTCAATCTCGTTAGCAATGCACTCAAATATTCTCCGAGTGGATCGCCCTTGCAAATTCATGCTGTCTTAACGGATGACCAGCTCAAAATCACCGTTGAAGACCAAGGACAAGGTATTCCTAAGGAAGAATTGCATAAGATTTTTAAACTCCTCTACCGCGTAGAATCTTCTCGCAATATGAATACAGGTGGCTATGGCTTGGGCTTGTATATTGCACAAGAATTGGCTCATCAACTCAATGGACAGATTACAGTACAAAGTGAATTGGGTCAGGGATCGGCTTTTTCGCTCACTTTACGGACGAGAGAGTAG
- a CDS encoding MATE family efflux transporter — MYQTATWREKIRLFIQIFVPILIYQFANFSASFIDTMMTGQYSTVDLAGVSMATSLWNPFFALSTGIVSALVPIIGQHLGSGAKESIRKELHQFIYLALGLALILLLLVFGGAVPILGMLHLEKAVFQVAERYLFYISIGIFPLLLFSVFRSFFDSLGLTRLSMYLMLLIVPFNSFFNYLLIYGRWGLPRLGGAGTGLGTALSYWAVLLIVLMVMYRHPKIKEYQIWKISALDWSFIKEDLRIGLPIGLQIFAEVAIFAVVGLYMSKFSSQVIASHQAAMNFATLLYAFPLSISSALPIVISYEIGAKRYQDVRAYSRLGRLSAFGFASLTLSFLYFFRPMVATLYGHDPAFIGLTSQFLTYALFFQLADAFTAPIQGILRGYKDTTIPFIIGLVSYWSMTFPIAFLLDSRTSLGPFAYWIGLVVGIFICGICLNLRLRSIAKRAEKD, encoded by the coding sequence ATGTACCAAACAGCAACTTGGCGAGAAAAAATCCGCCTATTTATCCAGATTTTTGTGCCTATTTTAATTTATCAATTTGCAAACTTTTCAGCCAGTTTTATCGATACTATGATGACTGGTCAATACAGTACGGTTGATTTAGCCGGCGTTTCGATGGCAACTAGTTTGTGGAATCCTTTTTTTGCCTTATCGACGGGAATTGTTTCAGCTCTTGTTCCTATTATTGGACAGCATTTAGGCAGCGGTGCTAAGGAATCTATTCGTAAAGAGCTACACCAATTTATCTATTTAGCCCTTGGTCTTGCTCTGATTTTACTGCTTCTTGTCTTTGGAGGAGCTGTGCCTATTTTGGGAATGCTTCATCTGGAAAAGGCAGTCTTTCAAGTTGCAGAGCGCTATCTTTTTTACATTTCGATTGGGATTTTTCCTCTCTTGTTATTTAGCGTTTTTCGTTCCTTTTTTGATTCTCTTGGCTTAACAAGACTATCCATGTATTTGATGCTCTTGATTGTGCCTTTTAACTCCTTTTTCAATTATCTGTTGATTTATGGAAGATGGGGCTTACCAAGACTGGGAGGAGCAGGTACAGGATTGGGAACAGCCCTTTCTTATTGGGCGGTTCTGCTGATTGTCCTTATGGTGATGTATCGTCATCCCAAAATCAAGGAATATCAAATTTGGAAGATTAGCGCCCTTGATTGGTCCTTTATAAAAGAAGATTTGAGAATCGGCCTGCCAATTGGATTACAGATTTTTGCGGAAGTAGCGATTTTTGCTGTTGTTGGACTCTATATGTCTAAATTCTCTTCACAGGTCATTGCCTCACACCAAGCTGCTATGAACTTTGCGACCTTGCTCTATGCCTTCCCACTGAGTATTTCTTCAGCTCTACCAATTGTGATTTCTTATGAAATTGGTGCCAAGCGTTATCAAGATGTCAGAGCATATAGTCGTTTGGGCCGTTTGAGTGCATTCGGTTTTGCCTCCCTAACCTTGTCTTTCCTGTATTTCTTTAGACCAATGGTGGCAACTCTGTATGGTCATGATCCAGCCTTTATTGGGCTAACGTCTCAATTTTTGACCTATGCCCTGTTTTTCCAATTGGCTGATGCTTTTACAGCACCGATACAAGGTATTTTACGAGGCTACAAGGATACGACGATTCCCTTTATTATTGGGCTTGTCTCTTACTGGAGTATGACCTTCCCGATTGCCTTTTTACTTGATAGCCGGACATCACTAGGTCCGTTTGCTTATTGGATTGGCCTTGTTGTGGGAATTTTCATATGTGGAATCTGTCTGAATCTGCGCTTGCGTAGTATTGCCAAACGAGCAGAAAAAGATTAA